Proteins encoded by one window of Luteimonas yindakuii:
- the glmM gene encoding phosphoglucosamine mutase, giving the protein MSRKYFGTDGIRGRVGVGPISADFVLRLGNAYGHVLHEGDPAWRKPLVVIGKDTRISNYMFEAALEAGLVAAGVDVQLMGPMPTPAVAHLTRSLRADGGIVISASHNPHHDNGIKFFSADGEKLDDATELAIEAALEQPFRTVASEKLGKAVRTRDAVGRYLEACKNSLPRGFDLDGLRIAMDCANGATYQIGPLVLRELGAQVDAIGIEPNGVNINAGVGSTHPEALAAHVQACGAALGIAFDGDGDRVMFVTDDGRVVDGDDLVYILALDWQASGRLQGPVVGTLMTNYGLEQALQQRGIPFLRTRVGDRHVHHALVQHSGVLGGEASGHLLCLDRSSTGDGIVSALQVLEVLQRRGITLQQALEGLHRYPQRTINVATVAGATPAEAPPVLAALAQAQAAVQGRGRAFLRPSGTEPVVRVTVEADDATLMQTTLDSLADAVRAAAVS; this is encoded by the coding sequence ATGAGCCGGAAGTACTTCGGCACCGACGGCATCCGTGGCCGGGTCGGCGTCGGCCCGATCTCCGCCGATTTCGTGCTGCGCCTGGGCAATGCCTACGGCCACGTGCTGCACGAGGGCGATCCGGCGTGGCGCAAGCCGCTGGTGGTGATCGGCAAGGACACGCGCATCTCCAACTACATGTTCGAGGCGGCGCTCGAAGCCGGCCTGGTCGCCGCCGGCGTCGACGTGCAGCTGATGGGGCCGATGCCGACGCCGGCCGTCGCGCACCTCACCCGTTCGCTGCGCGCCGACGGCGGCATCGTCATTTCCGCCTCGCACAACCCGCACCACGACAACGGCATCAAGTTCTTCTCCGCCGACGGCGAGAAGCTCGACGACGCCACCGAACTCGCCATCGAGGCGGCACTGGAGCAGCCGTTCCGTACCGTCGCCTCGGAGAAACTCGGCAAGGCCGTGCGCACCCGCGACGCGGTGGGCCGCTACCTCGAGGCCTGCAAGAACTCGCTGCCGCGTGGTTTCGACCTGGATGGCCTGCGCATCGCGATGGACTGCGCCAATGGCGCGACCTACCAGATCGGTCCGCTGGTGTTGCGCGAGCTGGGCGCGCAGGTCGATGCGATCGGCATCGAGCCGAACGGCGTCAACATCAATGCCGGTGTCGGCTCGACCCACCCCGAGGCGCTGGCCGCGCATGTGCAGGCGTGTGGCGCCGCGCTGGGCATCGCGTTCGACGGCGACGGCGACCGGGTGATGTTCGTCACCGACGATGGCCGCGTCGTCGACGGCGACGATCTGGTCTACATCCTTGCCCTGGACTGGCAGGCCAGCGGGCGCCTGCAGGGGCCGGTGGTCGGCACCCTGATGACCAACTACGGGCTCGAACAGGCGCTGCAGCAGCGCGGCATTCCGTTCCTGCGCACCAGGGTCGGCGACCGCCACGTGCACCATGCGCTGGTCCAGCATTCCGGCGTACTGGGCGGCGAGGCCTCCGGCCACCTGCTGTGCCTGGACCGCAGCAGCACCGGCGACGGCATCGTCAGCGCGCTGCAGGTGCTGGAAGTACTGCAGCGCCGCGGCATCACCCTGCAGCAGGCGCTCGAAGGGCTGCATCGCTATCCGCAACGCACCATCAACGTCGCCACCGTCGCCGGCGCCACGCCCGCCGAAGCGCCTCCGGTGCTCGCCGCATTGGCGCAGGCACAGGCGGCCGTGCAGGGCAGGGGGCGCGCCTTCCTGCGCCCGTCCGGTACCGAACCCGTGGTACGTGTCACCGTCGAGGCCGACGACGCCACGTTGATGCAGACCACCCTCGATTCACTGGCCGACGCCGTGCGTGCGGCGGCCGTTTCCTGA
- the accD gene encoding acetyl-CoA carboxylase, carboxyltransferase subunit beta: MSWLKKVMPSSIRTEPGAPRKRNVPEGLWEKCDRCGAVLYRPELEENLEVCPKCAFHRPIRARARLRGFLDADTGSEIGAELGPTDVLRFRDQKKYADRIKAVQKATGERDALIALQGTLKGQPIVAAAFDFAFMGGSMGSVVGERFALGAERALEIGSPFVCFAASGGARMQESLFSLMQMAKTSAALGRLRAAGLPYISVMTHPTTGGVSASFAMLGDINMAEPEALIGFAGPRVIEQTVREKLPEGFQRSEFLLEHGAIDQICDRRELRDRIAALLALLMKAPPPGETAA; this comes from the coding sequence TTGAGCTGGCTCAAGAAAGTGATGCCGTCCAGCATCCGCACCGAACCGGGCGCGCCGCGCAAGCGCAACGTGCCGGAAGGTCTGTGGGAAAAATGCGACCGTTGCGGCGCGGTGCTGTACCGCCCCGAGCTCGAGGAGAACCTCGAGGTGTGCCCGAAGTGCGCGTTCCACCGCCCGATCCGCGCGCGTGCGCGCCTGCGCGGCTTCCTCGACGCGGACACCGGCAGCGAGATCGGCGCCGAGCTCGGGCCGACCGACGTGCTCCGCTTCCGCGACCAGAAGAAGTACGCCGACCGCATCAAGGCGGTGCAGAAGGCCACCGGCGAGCGCGACGCGCTGATCGCCCTGCAAGGCACCCTCAAGGGCCAGCCGATCGTCGCCGCCGCGTTCGATTTCGCCTTCATGGGCGGCTCGATGGGTTCGGTGGTCGGCGAACGCTTCGCGCTGGGCGCCGAGCGCGCGCTGGAGATCGGTTCGCCCTTCGTATGCTTCGCCGCCAGTGGCGGTGCGCGCATGCAGGAGAGCCTGTTCTCGCTGATGCAGATGGCCAAGACCTCGGCCGCGCTGGGTCGCCTGCGGGCTGCCGGGCTGCCGTATATCTCGGTGATGACCCATCCCACCACCGGTGGCGTGTCGGCATCGTTCGCGATGCTGGGCGACATCAACATGGCCGAACCGGAGGCGCTGATCGGTTTCGCCGGGCCGCGCGTGATCGAGCAGACCGTGCGCGAGAAGCTGCCGGAAGGCTTCCAGCGCTCTGAGTTCCTGCTCGAGCACGGCGCCATCGACCAGATCTGCGACCGTCGCGAGCTGCGCGACCGCATCGCCGCGCTGCTGGCGTTGCTGATGAAGGCGCCGCCGCCCGGGGAAACCGCCGCATGA
- the trpA gene encoding tryptophan synthase subunit alpha → MSRIDTRFAELRAAGRKALIPFITAGDPSLEATVPVMHALVGAGADVIELGVPFSDPMADGPTIQRSSERALARGGGLAHVLRCVREFRTRDADTPVVLMGYLNPVEIRGPERFAADAAAAGVDGMLLVDLPPEEAGEFRTAFAAHGVALILLVSPTTGDARLSRLLAEAQGYLYYVSFAGVTGASDRLDTGAVAARLRGIRAGTAAPVVAGFGIRDAAGVAALADAADGVVIGSALVTVMADARDSADAAARGAAFFAPLRAALDGAAD, encoded by the coding sequence ATGTCCCGTATCGATACCCGGTTCGCCGAACTTCGCGCTGCAGGCCGCAAGGCCCTGATTCCGTTCATCACCGCCGGCGACCCGTCGCTGGAGGCCACGGTGCCGGTGATGCACGCCCTGGTCGGTGCCGGCGCCGACGTGATCGAACTCGGTGTGCCGTTCTCCGATCCGATGGCCGACGGGCCGACCATCCAGCGCAGCTCCGAACGCGCGCTGGCGCGCGGTGGCGGGCTGGCACACGTGCTGCGCTGCGTGCGCGAGTTCCGCACGCGCGACGCCGACACCCCGGTGGTCCTGATGGGGTACCTCAACCCGGTGGAGATCCGCGGACCGGAACGTTTCGCCGCGGATGCGGCCGCTGCGGGCGTCGATGGCATGTTGCTGGTCGACCTGCCGCCGGAAGAAGCCGGCGAATTCCGCACGGCGTTCGCCGCCCACGGCGTGGCGCTGATCCTGCTGGTGTCGCCGACCACCGGCGATGCGCGGCTGTCGCGCCTGCTCGCCGAGGCGCAGGGCTATCTCTACTACGTCAGCTTTGCCGGAGTCACCGGAGCGTCGGATCGACTCGACACCGGCGCCGTGGCCGCGCGCCTGCGCGGCATCCGCGCCGGGACCGCGGCGCCGGTGGTGGCGGGCTTCGGGATCCGCGATGCCGCCGGCGTGGCGGCGCTGGCCGATGCCGCCGACGGCGTGGTGATCGGCAGTGCGCTGGTCACGGTGATGGCCGATGCGCGGGATTCCGCCGATGCCGCCGCACGCGGCGCGGCATTCTTCGCTCCGCTGCGCGCGGCGCTCGACGGCGCGGCCGACTGA
- the trpB gene encoding tryptophan synthase subunit beta yields MIDFHAWPDAQGRFGRYGGRFVAETLMGPLEELAAAYDAARVDPAFVAAFDRDLKHYVGRPSPIYEAERLSREVGGARILLKREDLNHTGAHKINNTIGQALLASRMGKTRIIAETGAGQHGVASATVAARLGLECVVYMGATDIERQKINVYRMKLLGATVVPVTSGSATLKDALNEAMRDWVTNVAGTFYIIGTVAGPDPYPRMVRDFNAVAGREARAQMLEDYGRLPDAVTACVGGGSNAIGLFHAFLNDRDVRIVGAEAAGDGIASGRHAASIAAGRPGVLHGNRTYVLCDDDGQISETHSVSAGLDYPGVGPEHAFLADAGRAEYVGVTDEEALAAFHLLARTEGILAALESSHAIAQAIKLARELPKDALVLANLSGRGDKDVHTIAAREGVEV; encoded by the coding sequence GTGATCGATTTCCACGCCTGGCCCGATGCACAGGGCCGTTTCGGCCGCTACGGCGGGCGTTTCGTTGCCGAAACCCTGATGGGACCGCTGGAGGAGCTCGCCGCGGCCTATGACGCCGCGCGCGTCGACCCCGCGTTCGTGGCCGCGTTCGATCGCGACCTCAAGCACTACGTCGGCCGGCCGAGCCCGATCTACGAGGCCGAACGGCTGTCGCGCGAGGTTGGTGGCGCGCGCATCCTGCTCAAGCGCGAGGACCTCAACCACACCGGTGCGCACAAGATCAACAACACCATCGGCCAGGCGCTGCTGGCCAGCCGCATGGGCAAGACCCGGATCATCGCCGAGACCGGCGCCGGCCAGCACGGCGTGGCCAGCGCCACGGTCGCCGCGCGCCTGGGCCTGGAGTGCGTGGTCTACATGGGCGCGACGGACATCGAGCGCCAGAAGATCAACGTCTACCGGATGAAGCTGCTCGGCGCCACGGTAGTGCCGGTGACCAGCGGTTCGGCCACGCTCAAGGACGCGCTCAACGAGGCCATGCGCGACTGGGTGACCAACGTCGCCGGCACGTTCTACATCATCGGCACCGTCGCCGGGCCGGACCCGTACCCGCGCATGGTCCGCGACTTCAATGCCGTGGCAGGCCGCGAGGCGCGCGCGCAGATGCTGGAGGACTACGGCCGCCTGCCGGACGCGGTCACCGCCTGCGTCGGCGGCGGCAGCAACGCGATCGGCCTGTTCCATGCGTTCCTCAACGACCGCGACGTGCGCATTGTCGGCGCCGAGGCTGCCGGTGACGGCATCGCCAGCGGACGCCATGCCGCATCGATTGCGGCGGGTCGACCGGGCGTCCTGCACGGCAACCGCACCTATGTGCTGTGCGACGACGACGGCCAGATCAGCGAGACGCATTCGGTCTCCGCCGGCCTCGACTACCCGGGCGTCGGCCCGGAGCACGCGTTCCTGGCCGACGCCGGCCGTGCCGAATACGTCGGCGTGACCGATGAGGAGGCACTGGCGGCGTTCCACCTGCTCGCACGCACCGAGGGCATCCTCGCCGCGCTCGAATCCAGCCATGCGATCGCGCAGGCGATCAAGCTCGCCCGCGAGCTGCCGAAGGACGCGCTGGTGCTGGCCAACCTCTCCGGGCGCGGCGACAAGGACGTGCATACGATCGCCGCGCGCGAGGGCGTGGAGGTGTAA
- a CDS encoding phosphoribosylanthranilate isomerase, which yields MKRTLFRTRIKFCGMTRPGDVRLAGELGVDAVGFIFAADSPRRVDAEEARAMRVALAPMVSPVAVFRDNSSEEVRDVVRRVRPVLLQFHGNEEDAFCRSFGLPYLKAIAMGTGSGQGAVDFIALRVRYAGASGFLFDSHGAGESPGQGRTFDWSRLKPGIETPFFVSGGLTADNVHDAALALLPWGVDVSSGIERSPGLKDGDLMRRFVEEVRRADCAELGKSCEAG from the coding sequence GTGAAGCGCACCCTGTTCCGCACGCGCATCAAGTTCTGTGGAATGACGCGCCCCGGCGACGTCCGCCTCGCCGGCGAACTGGGCGTGGATGCGGTCGGCTTCATCTTCGCCGCCGACAGCCCGCGCCGCGTCGATGCCGAGGAGGCCCGCGCCATGCGCGTGGCGCTCGCGCCGATGGTGAGCCCGGTGGCCGTGTTCCGCGACAACAGCTCCGAGGAAGTCCGCGACGTCGTGCGCCGCGTGCGCCCGGTGCTGCTGCAGTTCCACGGCAACGAGGAAGATGCGTTCTGCCGCAGCTTCGGCCTGCCGTATCTCAAGGCCATCGCCATGGGCACGGGCAGTGGCCAGGGCGCGGTCGACTTCATCGCCCTGCGCGTGCGCTATGCCGGCGCGTCCGGCTTCCTGTTCGACAGCCATGGTGCCGGCGAGTCGCCCGGGCAGGGCAGGACCTTCGACTGGTCGCGGCTCAAGCCCGGGATCGAAACACCGTTCTTCGTCTCCGGCGGGCTCACCGCGGACAACGTGCATGACGCTGCCCTCGCGCTGCTGCCGTGGGGCGTGGACGTCAGCAGCGGCATCGAGCGTTCGCCCGGGCTGAAGGACGGAGACCTCATGCGCCGGTTCGTCGAGGAAGTGCGACGGGCCGACTGCGCCGAACTGGGAAAGAGCTGTGAAGCCGGATGA
- the truA gene encoding tRNA pseudouridine(38-40) synthase TruA — protein sequence MRFALGVEYDGTAFLGWQRLSQPGTDGPPTLQAALEAALSSVADAAVETVCAGRTDAGVHGLCQVVHFTTDVVRDPRAWVLGTTGRLPQGVAVRWCTPVRDDFHARFSARARRYRYRLLDRMVRPALGRQYLAWSRRALDAEAMHRAAQALLGENDFSSFRTVHCQATHARRNLQRIEVRREGAEIVIDVQANAFLHHMVRNIVGSLMEVGAGERPEPWVAEVLAARDRTLAGPTAPSAGLVFVGPLYPPEWGLPDEVTE from the coding sequence ATGCGTTTCGCCCTTGGTGTCGAGTACGACGGCACCGCCTTCCTCGGCTGGCAGCGGCTGAGCCAGCCCGGCACCGACGGCCCGCCCACGCTGCAGGCGGCGCTGGAGGCCGCGCTGTCGAGCGTGGCCGATGCAGCCGTGGAAACTGTCTGTGCGGGCCGTACCGATGCCGGCGTCCACGGCCTGTGCCAGGTCGTGCATTTCACCACCGACGTCGTGCGCGACCCGCGCGCCTGGGTGCTCGGCACCACCGGGCGCCTGCCGCAGGGTGTGGCCGTGCGCTGGTGTACCCCCGTGCGCGACGACTTCCACGCCCGCTTTTCCGCCCGCGCGCGGCGCTACCGTTACCGGCTGCTGGACCGGATGGTGCGGCCGGCGCTGGGTCGGCAGTACCTCGCATGGTCGCGGCGCGCGCTGGATGCGGAAGCGATGCACCGCGCCGCGCAGGCGCTGCTGGGCGAGAACGACTTCTCCAGCTTCCGCACGGTGCATTGCCAGGCCACGCATGCGCGCCGCAACCTGCAGCGGATCGAGGTCCGCCGCGAAGGGGCGGAAATCGTCATCGACGTGCAGGCCAATGCTTTCCTGCATCATATGGTGCGCAACATCGTCGGCTCGCTGATGGAAGTCGGTGCCGGCGAGCGGCCCGAACCCTGGGTCGCCGAAGTACTCGCCGCACGCGACCGCACGCTGGCCGGCCCGACCGCACCTTCGGCGGGGCTGGTCTTCGTCGGCCCCCTGTATCCCCCCGAGTGGGGCCTGCCTGACGAGGTCACCGAGTGA
- a CDS encoding FimV/HubP family polar landmark protein: MTASRRAAIMPSPAAPAAPAAAPAVPVGDGEAVADALEDAQGQERIELARAYVELGDVETARTLLLEVVDCGTPAVRGEAAQLLSELA; this comes from the coding sequence ATGACTGCCAGCCGCAGGGCGGCCATCATGCCGTCGCCCGCCGCTCCCGCGGCACCGGCAGCGGCACCGGCCGTTCCGGTGGGCGATGGCGAAGCGGTCGCCGACGCGCTCGAAGATGCGCAAGGCCAGGAGCGCATCGAGCTCGCGCGTGCCTACGTCGAACTCGGTGACGTGGAGACCGCGCGCACCCTGCTGCTGGAAGTCGTCGACTGCGGCACGCCCGCGGTCCGTGGCGAAGCGGCCCAGCTGCTCAGCGAACTGGCCTGA
- a CDS encoding type IV pilus assembly protein FimV translates to MSRIWQSILLLLLALCVCAPAFALGLGQIQVRSQAGEPLLAEIPVVSSDPSELQQLRARLASPETFARIGLQAPQGAVSDLQFNVALDAQGRPVIRVTTVQPVREPLLTFLVEVDWGQGRLVREYSALLDAPDTIAAPAQPPIQAPLPTQPSTEGRIVRAAEPVADAEGQPVSPESGDASAPAAADAAAVAAPTASPTAAPVAATTQRSTPGEYGPVQAGDTLSQIVQRIAPDDSVSVNQMMLALLRSNPEAFIGGNINTLRQGAVLRIPDRDEALSIGTREATAEVRAQVARWRELSQPAPLPDAAATPADGNADGEAAVASQPAAQDARLEIVPPGAGGTQQAATRSGISAGGEGDMFRQELQQAQETVAARDAEVEELKARLADLERLQQQQQQLIALKDSELAAAQQRLETSNQQAAAEGTGALPWILGGMGVLLVGALLFWLLNRRSGRQPAFRAPSVSPVPADVPTAPAAPAPVPVPGKPTWHATGAAAAAVATDPRPRPWTRARRP, encoded by the coding sequence ATGTCGAGGATCTGGCAGTCCATCCTGCTGCTGTTGCTGGCGCTGTGCGTCTGCGCGCCCGCGTTCGCGCTGGGCCTGGGGCAGATCCAGGTTCGCTCGCAGGCCGGCGAACCGCTGCTGGCGGAAATTCCGGTCGTTTCCAGCGATCCGTCCGAGCTGCAGCAGCTGCGCGCACGGCTGGCATCCCCGGAGACCTTTGCGCGGATCGGCCTGCAGGCGCCGCAGGGCGCGGTGTCCGACCTGCAGTTCAATGTCGCGCTCGATGCGCAGGGGCGGCCGGTCATCCGTGTCACCACCGTGCAGCCTGTGCGGGAGCCGCTGCTGACCTTCCTCGTCGAGGTCGACTGGGGACAAGGCCGGCTGGTGCGCGAGTATTCCGCGCTGCTCGATGCACCCGACACCATCGCCGCGCCGGCGCAGCCGCCGATCCAGGCCCCGTTGCCGACGCAGCCGTCGACCGAAGGGCGGATCGTGCGCGCAGCCGAGCCGGTGGCCGACGCCGAGGGGCAGCCCGTGTCGCCCGAATCCGGGGACGCATCCGCACCCGCCGCTGCGGACGCCGCAGCGGTCGCGGCACCTACCGCGTCGCCGACCGCCGCGCCGGTGGCCGCGACCACGCAACGCTCCACGCCCGGGGAATACGGTCCCGTGCAGGCGGGCGATACGCTGAGCCAGATCGTGCAGCGGATCGCGCCGGACGACAGCGTCAGCGTCAACCAGATGATGCTGGCGTTGCTGCGGAGCAATCCCGAGGCCTTCATCGGCGGCAACATCAACACCCTGCGCCAGGGCGCGGTGTTGCGCATCCCCGACCGCGACGAGGCGCTGAGCATCGGCACGCGCGAGGCGACCGCCGAGGTCCGCGCGCAGGTCGCGCGCTGGCGCGAGCTGTCGCAGCCGGCGCCGCTGCCCGACGCGGCGGCAACGCCGGCCGATGGCAATGCGGATGGCGAGGCGGCGGTGGCGTCGCAGCCGGCGGCGCAGGATGCGCGGCTGGAGATCGTGCCGCCCGGAGCGGGCGGTACCCAACAGGCAGCAACCCGGTCGGGCATTTCCGCCGGTGGCGAGGGCGACATGTTTCGACAGGAACTGCAACAGGCACAGGAAACGGTCGCCGCGCGCGATGCCGAGGTCGAGGAACTGAAGGCGCGGCTGGCGGACCTCGAGCGCCTCCAGCAGCAGCAACAGCAGCTGATCGCGCTCAAGGACAGCGAGCTCGCCGCCGCGCAGCAGCGGCTGGAAACCAGCAACCAGCAGGCAGCGGCGGAGGGCACCGGTGCGCTGCCGTGGATCCTCGGCGGTATGGGCGTGCTGCTGGTGGGGGCACTGCTGTTCTGGCTGCTCAACCGCCGCAGCGGGCGGCAGCCGGCATTCCGTGCGCCTTCGGTGTCCCCTGTGCCTGCCGACGTTCCGACCGCGCCTGCGGCACCCGCGCCGGTGCCGGTCCCAGGCAAGCCGACCTGGCACGCGACCGGGGCTGCGGCAGCCGCGGTGGCCACCGACCCGCGCCCACGGCCATGGACCCGCGCGCGGAGGCCATGA
- a CDS encoding aspartate-semialdehyde dehydrogenase — MSEQPRRFNVAVVGATGAVGEAMLSILAARKFPVGRLVALASGRSAGGHVDFGDDEVLVQELAGFDPDGIDIALFSAGGEVSREYAPKFAAAGAVVIDNSSAFRNDDDVPLVVAEVNPEAIGQRPRGIIANPNCSTMQMLVALAPLHREAHIERINVATYQSVSGAGRAATEELGRQTAALLSFQTPEPERFPVQIAFNLIPHIDEFQDNGYTREEMKLVWETRRILGDDGIQVNATAVRVPVFYGHSEAVAIETRDKLSAARARELLEAAPGVVVVDDRSPGGYPTPVTHASGNDAVYVGRIREDISHPRGLNLWVVSDNIRKGAALNAVQIAELLVAGQGS, encoded by the coding sequence ATGTCAGAGCAACCCCGCCGCTTCAATGTCGCGGTCGTCGGCGCCACCGGTGCCGTCGGCGAAGCCATGCTGTCCATCCTCGCGGCGCGGAAGTTCCCGGTCGGCCGGCTGGTGGCACTCGCGTCCGGGCGCTCCGCCGGTGGTCATGTCGATTTCGGCGATGACGAGGTGCTGGTGCAGGAGCTGGCCGGCTTCGATCCCGATGGCATCGACATCGCGCTGTTCTCCGCCGGCGGCGAGGTGTCGCGCGAGTACGCGCCGAAGTTCGCGGCGGCCGGTGCGGTGGTGATCGACAACTCGTCGGCGTTCCGCAACGACGACGACGTGCCGCTGGTGGTGGCCGAGGTCAATCCGGAAGCGATCGGCCAGCGCCCGCGCGGCATCATCGCCAACCCCAACTGCTCGACCATGCAGATGCTGGTGGCGCTCGCCCCGCTGCATCGGGAGGCGCATATCGAGCGCATCAACGTCGCCACCTACCAGTCGGTGTCGGGCGCGGGGCGCGCCGCGACGGAGGAGCTGGGTCGCCAGACCGCCGCGCTGCTGAGCTTCCAGACGCCGGAGCCGGAACGCTTCCCGGTGCAGATCGCATTCAACCTGATCCCGCACATCGACGAGTTCCAGGACAACGGCTATACCCGCGAGGAAATGAAGCTGGTCTGGGAGACCCGCAGGATCCTCGGCGACGACGGCATCCAGGTGAACGCCACGGCGGTGCGGGTGCCGGTGTTCTACGGCCATTCCGAGGCGGTGGCGATCGAAACGCGCGACAAGCTCAGCGCAGCGCGCGCGCGCGAACTGCTCGAAGCCGCCCCCGGCGTGGTCGTCGTCGACGACCGGTCGCCCGGCGGCTATCCGACGCCGGTCACCCATGCCTCGGGCAACGACGCGGTGTACGTCGGCCGCATCCGCGAGGACATCTCGCATCCGCGCGGGCTCAACCTGTGGGTGGTGTCGGACAACATCCGCAAGGGCGCGGCGCTCAACGCGGTGCAGATCGCCGAGTTGCTGGTGGCCGGGCAGGGCAGTTGA
- the aroC gene encoding chorismate synthase gives MSNTTGQLFRVTTFGESHGPAIGCVIDGCPPGIAIAEDDFARDLARRATGRSRHTSARREADAVEILSGVYDDVTTGTPIALLVRNTDARSKDYAAITRQFRPGHADYSYWQKYGIRDPRGGGRASARETTMRVAAAVIARKWLRERHGVEVRGCLSRLGEHAPTGHDWAAVEANPFFWPAAGDVPALEAYMDALRKSGDSVGAEVTVVADGVPPGWGEPVYGKLDAELAAAMMSINAVKGVEIGAGFAAVAQKGSEHRDVMTPQGFRSNHAGGVLGGISTGQQIVVRTAFKPTSSLRLPVQGLDVDGNVVDVITTGRHDPCVGIRATPICEAMLALVLIDQALRHRAQCGDVGAVSPRVPGGG, from the coding sequence GTGTCCAACACCACCGGCCAGCTGTTCCGCGTCACCACCTTCGGCGAGTCGCATGGGCCCGCCATCGGTTGCGTGATCGACGGTTGCCCGCCCGGCATCGCCATCGCCGAGGACGACTTCGCCCGCGACCTCGCCCGGCGCGCCACCGGCCGCAGCCGGCACACCTCCGCGCGGCGCGAGGCCGACGCGGTGGAGATCCTCAGCGGTGTCTACGACGACGTCACCACCGGGACGCCGATCGCGCTGCTGGTGCGCAATACCGACGCGCGCAGCAAGGACTACGCGGCGATCACCCGACAGTTCCGGCCGGGCCACGCCGACTACAGCTACTGGCAGAAGTACGGCATCCGCGATCCGCGCGGCGGCGGGCGGGCGTCGGCACGCGAGACCACGATGCGGGTGGCCGCCGCGGTGATCGCGCGGAAATGGTTGCGCGAGCGCCATGGCGTCGAAGTCCGCGGTTGCCTGTCGCGCCTCGGCGAACACGCACCCACCGGCCACGATTGGGCAGCGGTGGAGGCCAATCCGTTCTTCTGGCCCGCCGCCGGCGACGTGCCCGCGCTGGAGGCCTATATGGACGCGCTGCGCAAGTCCGGCGATTCGGTCGGCGCCGAGGTCACGGTGGTGGCCGATGGCGTCCCGCCCGGCTGGGGCGAGCCCGTCTACGGCAAGCTCGACGCCGAACTCGCCGCGGCGATGATGTCGATCAACGCGGTCAAGGGCGTCGAGATCGGCGCCGGTTTCGCCGCCGTGGCGCAGAAGGGCAGCGAACACCGCGACGTGATGACGCCGCAGGGCTTCCGCAGCAACCATGCCGGCGGCGTGCTTGGCGGCATTTCCACCGGCCAGCAGATCGTGGTGCGCACCGCCTTCAAGCCGACCTCGAGCCTGCGCCTGCCGGTGCAGGGGCTGGACGTCGACGGCAACGTGGTCGATGTCATCACCACCGGCCGCCACGATCCCTGCGTCGGCATCCGGGCCACGCCGATCTGCGAGGCGATGCTGGCACTGGTGCTGATCGACCAGGCGCTGCGCCACCGCGCGCAGTGTGGCGATGTGGGTGCGGTGTCGCCACGCGTGCCGGGCGGCGGCTGA
- the prmB gene encoding 50S ribosomal protein L3 N(5)-glutamine methyltransferase has product MTDELHTIIDLIRYGASRFNAAGLTFGHSYDNALDEATQLTLHALHLPHDLSPVYGQARVTLAEKEDVLGLFLRRIEERVPAAYLTGEAWFAGLSFRSDRRALVPRSPIAELILSGFEPWLGGREVRRALDLCTGSGCIGIAMAHYNPDWQVDAADISTEALSLAEENKARLLADNLRLVHSDLFSGLQGEHYDLIVTNPPYVTNDETDALPREYGYEPELGLRAGDDGLDLVLKILRDAPLHLTDHGLLICEVGDSERAVNALLPELPLAWVEFKVGQMGVFVVERRDLVTHNTRIAALAAERQAAGMAAAAAPGALF; this is encoded by the coding sequence ATGACCGACGAACTGCACACGATCATCGACCTGATCCGCTACGGCGCCAGCCGTTTCAACGCGGCCGGGCTCACGTTTGGCCACAGCTACGACAACGCGCTCGACGAAGCCACCCAGCTGACCCTGCATGCCCTGCACCTGCCGCATGACCTGTCACCGGTGTACGGCCAGGCGCGGGTCACCCTCGCGGAAAAGGAAGACGTGCTCGGGCTGTTCCTGCGCCGCATCGAGGAACGGGTACCGGCGGCCTACCTGACCGGTGAGGCGTGGTTTGCCGGATTGAGCTTCAGGAGCGACCGCCGGGCGCTGGTGCCGCGTTCGCCGATCGCCGAGCTGATCCTGTCGGGTTTCGAGCCCTGGCTCGGCGGGCGCGAGGTGCGCCGCGCGCTGGACCTGTGCACCGGCTCCGGCTGCATCGGCATCGCGATGGCCCACTACAACCCGGACTGGCAGGTGGATGCCGCCGACATCAGCACCGAGGCGCTGTCGCTGGCCGAAGAGAACAAGGCGCGCCTGCTTGCCGACAACCTGCGCCTGGTGCATTCGGACCTGTTCTCCGGCCTGCAGGGCGAGCATTACGACCTCATCGTCACCAATCCGCCCTATGTCACCAATGACGAGACCGATGCGTTGCCGCGCGAATACGGCTACGAGCCGGAGCTCGGCCTGCGCGCGGGCGATGACGGCCTCGACCTGGTGCTGAAGATCCTGCGCGACGCGCCGCTGCACCTCACCGACCACGGCCTGCTGATCTGCGAGGTCGGTGACTCGGAGCGCGCGGTCAACGCGCTGCTGCCGGAGCTGCCGCTGGCGTGGGTCGAGTTCAAGGTCGGGCAGATGGGCGTGTTCGTGGTCGAGCGGCGCGACCTGGTGACCCACAACACGCGCATCGCGGCACTGGCTGCCGAGCGTCAGGCGGCGGGCATGGCAGCTGCGGCGGCGCCCGGCGCGCTGTTCTGA